The Pediococcus inopinatus region TTGTCGCCACTATTCAAACCATAGTCGGCAGCAGCTTTTTTAATGGCATGCACATCATGACTATAGGTCGACCAATTATCGGCGGTGTATTGTTTTTTTACATCCTGAGCAAAACCAAGTGATCCTTTTGTGACTGTCACAGCATGCATGCCCACCTGGTTACGGACAGAATTAACCAATCCGGCGGCAAATTTTGATAATTCAAGTTGGGTTTTAGAAGACATTGTATCAACATTGGCGATGATAACTTTTTTATCTGCTGCACTTGATTGGTAGGTCTGTTCACCAGCAGTTTGCCATTTTTTATCAATGCTGGCGGAGTCTTTCCCTGATTTATAAACCTTTTTAAGATCTCGATAATAATTGGCAGGTAAGATGATCGTCTTCTTGGAAGTTGCCGAATAGGTTGAGACCGCCGCTTTTGGTTTTGTGTAGGCCCCTTTAGCTACGTAACCATGCCAGACATAGCCACTAATTTTACGGTTATTTTTATCAACGATATGATAATAGTTACCTTTCGTGCCTTTCGGCGATTTCCAGGTAATTGTTTGGTCTACATACCAAGTTGTTGTGGGATAATTTTTGAGATTATGAATCGCCTTTTTATGGCCCGTATTCCAAACGGATACTGACTTGCTGGAAGCGCGATGGTACTGAATTTTTCCATATTTGTGGTTGTATGTAATGGTGTAGCCTGGCGCTTTGTACGACCCCTTAGTGAGATAACCGGTATAAACATAACCATTAATTTTAGAATTCTTGGAATCTTTAATGTAGTAATAGTTGGTTTTCTTACCATTATGTTTGAGGGTGATCCTTTTGGTTACATACCAAGTTGTTTTTGAATAGTTTTTTAGATAGTGTAAGGCCTTTTTGTGACTGGCATTCCACACTGTCCCGGTTGCACTTTTACGATGGTAGGCCGTTTTG contains the following coding sequences:
- a CDS encoding SEC10/PgrA surface exclusion domain-containing protein — translated: MNKITKMIITMLASISMAEIGLVSTIGPSINVQASSTYKQVASRKISKTAYHRKSATGTVWNASHKKALHYLKNYSKTTWYVTKRITLKHNGKKTNYYYIKDSKNSKINGYVYTGYLTKGSYKAPGYTITYNHKYGKIQYHRASSKSVSVWNTGHKKAIHNLKNYPTTTWYVDQTITWKSPKGTKGNYYHIVDKNNRKISGYVWHGYVAKGAYTKPKAAVSTYSATSKKTIILPANYYRDLKKVYKSGKDSASIDKKWQTAGEQTYQSSAADKKVIIANVDTMSSKTQLELSKFAAGLVNSVRNQVGMHAVTVTKGSLGFAQDVKKQYTADNWSTYSHDVHAIKKAAADYGLNSGDNYYENASFGYIGNGKSLTMDALKNAIYSSFVAMLFSDGGSAYGHAASITGYMNNNQKAEYFGLSMNSHLSQIHILFVNSQLIKKPSKFSTKAI